From Microcebus murinus isolate Inina chromosome 13, M.murinus_Inina_mat1.0, whole genome shotgun sequence, the proteins below share one genomic window:
- the KCNRG gene encoding potassium channel regulatory protein isoform X2, which produces MNGEELITLNVGGKIFTTRFSTMKQFPASRLARMLDGRDQEFKMVGGHIFVDRDGVLFSFILDFLRTHQLLLPTNFSDYLRLQREALFYEIDSLVDLLNQHLLQPRPALVEVHFLSRNTQAFFRVFGSCSKTIEMLTGRITVFIEQPSVPAWSSNSFPSQMTLLPLPPQRPSYHDLVFQCGSDSATDNQTAVRYFCRGISLAHSNLKLLGLSDPTASASRVAGTTGMCHHARLIFLYICMLVGQLISFYFL; this is translated from the exons ATGAATGGTGAAGAACTGATCACTTTGAATGTGGGAGGGAAGATATTTACAACAAGGTTTTCTACCATGAAGCAGTTTCCTGCCTCTCGGTTGGCACGAATGTTAGATGGCAGAGACCAAGAATTCAAGATGGTTGGTGGCCATATTTTTGTGGACAGAGATGGTGTTCTATTTAGTTTTATCTTAGATTTTTTGAGAACTCACCAGCTTTTATTACCCACTAACTTTTCAGACTATCTTAGGCTTCAGAGAGAGGCTCTTTTTTATGAAATTGATTCTCTGGTTGATCTCTTAAACCAACACCTGCTACAACCAAGACCTGCTCTTGTGGAGGTACATTTCCTAAGCCGGAACACTCAAGCTTTTTTCAGGGTATTTGGCTCTTGCAGCAAAACAATTGAGATGCTAACTGGGAGGATTACAGTGTTTATAGAGCAACCTTCAGTACCAGCCTGGAGTAGTAACTCTTTCCCTTCTCAGATGACTTTACTTCCACTGCCTCCACAAAGACCTTCTTACCACGACCTGGTTTTCCAGTGCGGCTCTGACAGTGCTACTGATAACCAAACTGCAGTCAGGTACTTT tgccgtggcatcagcctagctcacagcaacctcaaactcctgggcttaagcgatcctactgcctcagcctcccgagtagctgggactacaggcatgtgccaccatgcccggctaatttttttatatatatgtatgttagttggccaattaatttctttctattttttatag
- the TRIM13 gene encoding E3 ubiquitin-protein ligase TRIM13 codes for MELLEEDLTCPICCSLFDDPRVLPCSHNFCKKCLEGILEGNVRNSLWRPSPFKCPTCRKETSATGVNSLQVNYSLKGIVEKYNKIKISPKMPVCKGHLGQPLNIFCLTDMQLICGICATCGDHTKHVFCSIEDAYTQERDAFETLFQSFETWRRGDALSRLDTLETSKRKSLQLLTKDSDKVKEFFEKLQHTLDQKKNEILSDFETMKLAVMQAYDPEINKLNTILQEQRMAFNIAEAFKDVSEPIIFLQQMQEFREKIKVIKETPLPPSNLPTSPLMKNFDTSQWEDIKLVDVDKLSLPQDTGTFISKIPWSFYQSFLVVLLLGLVIFFGPTIFLEWSLFDELATWKDYLSNFVSYLTKSANFVEQSVVYWEQVTDGFFIFSERFKNFTLVVLNNVAEFVCKYKLL; via the coding sequence ATGGAGCTACTTGAAGAAGATCTCACTTGCCCAATTTGTTGCAGTCTGTTTGATGATCCTCGAGTTTTGCCTTGCTCACACAACTTCTGCAAAAAATGCTTAGAAGGTATATTAGAGGGGAATGTACGGAATTCATTGTGGAGACCATCTCCATTCAAGTGCCCCACATGCCGTAAGGAAACTTCAGCAACTGGTGTTAACAGCCTGCAGGTTAATTACTCCCTGAAGGGTATTGTGGAAAAGTATAACAAGATCAAGATCTCTCCCAAAATGCCAGTATGCAAAGGACACTTGGGGCAGCCTCTCAACATTTTCTGCCTCACTGATATGCAGCTGATTTGTGGGATTTGTGCTACTTGTGGTGATCACACCAAGCATGTCTTCTGTTCTATTGAAGATGCCTATACTCAGGAAAGGGATGCCTTTGAGACCCTCTTCCAGAGCTTTGAGACCTGGCGTCGAGGAGATGCTCTTTCTCGCTTGGATACCTTGGAAACTAGCAAGAGGAAATCCCTACAGTTACTGACTAAAGATTCAGATAAAGTGAAGGAGTTTTTTGAGAAGTTACAGCACACCCTAGatcaaaagaagaatgaaatcctcTCTGACTTTGAGACCATGAAACTTGCAGTTATGCAGGCATATGACCCAGAGATCAACAAACTCAACACAATTTTGCAGGAGCAACGAATGGCCTTTAACATTGCTGAGGCTTTCAAAGATGTGTCAGAACCCATCATATTTCTGCAACAGATGcaagaattcagagaaaaaatCAAAGTAATCAAGGAAACTCCTTTACCTCCCTCTAATTTGCCCACAAGCCCTTTAATGAAGAACTTTGATACCAGTCAGTGGGAGGACATAAAACTAGTAGATGTGGATAAACTTTCTTTGCCTCAAGACACTGGCACATTCATTAGCAAGATTCCCTGGAGTTTTTACCAGTCATTTTTGGTAGTCCTTCTGCTTGGTCTTGTCATTTTCTTTGGTCCTACCATATTCCTAGAATGGTCTTTATTTGATGAATTGGCAACTTGGAAAGACTACCTTTCAAACTTCGTTTCCTATCTAACGAAATCAGCCAATTTTGTAGAACAATCAGTTGTTTACTGGGAACAGGTGACAGACgggtttttcattttcagtgaaaGATTCAAGAATTTTACTTTGGTGGTGCTGAATAATGTGGCAGAATTTGTGTGcaaatataaactattataa
- the KCNRG gene encoding potassium channel regulatory protein isoform X1, with product MNGEELITLNVGGKIFTTRFSTMKQFPASRLARMLDGRDQEFKMVGGHIFVDRDGVLFSFILDFLRTHQLLLPTNFSDYLRLQREALFYEIDSLVDLLNQHLLQPRPALVEVHFLSRNTQAFFRVFGSCSKTIEMLTGRITVFIEQPSVPAWSSNSFPSQMTLLPLPPQRPSYHDLVFQCGSDSATDNQTAVRYVSIKPDNRKLANGTNVLGLLIDTLLKEGFHLVTRTVSSEDKTECYSFERIKSPEALTMNKTLQPETTIIPKQSQKMK from the exons ATGAATGGTGAAGAACTGATCACTTTGAATGTGGGAGGGAAGATATTTACAACAAGGTTTTCTACCATGAAGCAGTTTCCTGCCTCTCGGTTGGCACGAATGTTAGATGGCAGAGACCAAGAATTCAAGATGGTTGGTGGCCATATTTTTGTGGACAGAGATGGTGTTCTATTTAGTTTTATCTTAGATTTTTTGAGAACTCACCAGCTTTTATTACCCACTAACTTTTCAGACTATCTTAGGCTTCAGAGAGAGGCTCTTTTTTATGAAATTGATTCTCTGGTTGATCTCTTAAACCAACACCTGCTACAACCAAGACCTGCTCTTGTGGAGGTACATTTCCTAAGCCGGAACACTCAAGCTTTTTTCAGGGTATTTGGCTCTTGCAGCAAAACAATTGAGATGCTAACTGGGAGGATTACAGTGTTTATAGAGCAACCTTCAGTACCAGCCTGGAGTAGTAACTCTTTCCCTTCTCAGATGACTTTACTTCCACTGCCTCCACAAAGACCTTCTTACCACGACCTGGTTTTCCAGTGCGGCTCTGACAGTGCTACTGATAACCAAACTGCAGTCAG GTATGTTTCTATAAAACCTGATAACCGAAAATTGGCTAATGGAACAAATGTCCTCGGCTTACTGATTGACACTTTATTAAAAGAAGGCTTTCATTTGGTCACCAGAACAGTATCCTCTGAAGACAAAACTGAATGCTATAGCTTTGAAAGGATAAAAAGCCCTGAAGCACTCACCATGAATAAAACACTGCAACCAGAGACTACCATCATCCCAAAGCAAtctcagaaaatgaaatga